In Heteronotia binoei isolate CCM8104 ecotype False Entrance Well chromosome 4, APGP_CSIRO_Hbin_v1, whole genome shotgun sequence, a genomic segment contains:
- the LOC132570209 gene encoding oocyte zinc finger protein XlCOF6-like, whose product EEVSVSFTEAEWALLDPGQRALYREVMLENYGCGKYFRSRSQLLVDQGTHTGEKPFKCTESGKRLRRFANLQEHQRTHTGEKPFSCKECGKRFRRSGRLEEHQRTHRGEKPFECTECGKRFSRISSLQRHQVIHTVVKPFECTECGKRFSQSSSLQGHQRTHTGQKPFECTECGKRFSHSSHLQEHQRTHTGEKPFECTECGKRFSRIGSLQQHQVIHTGVKPFECTECGKRFSRSSTLQEHQRTHTGEKPFECTECGKRFSHSSHVQEHQRTHTGEKPFECTECGKRFSQSSSLQVHQRTHTGEKPFECTECGKRFNQSSRLQEHQRTHTGEKPFECTECGKRFSHSSRLQEHQRTHTGVKPFECTECGKRFSLSSRLQEHQRTHTGEKPFECTECGKRFSQSSSLQVHQRTHTGEKPFECSECGKRFSWSSTLQEHQRTHTGEKPFECTECGKRFSWSGNLQQHQVTHTGEKPFECSECGKRFSTSGHLKRHKRIHTGEKPFQCSQCGKRFSLSSRLQEHQRTHTGEKPFECTECGKRFSQSSSLQVHRRTHTGEKPFQCSECGKRFSLSSNLQRHQVTHTGEKPFECTECGKRFSQSYGLQRHRTIHAGEKPFECAECGKRFSWSGNLQRHQETHTGEKLFECTECERRFSHNSSLQEHQRTHT is encoded by the exons gaggaggtgtccgtctctttcacggaggctgagtgggccctgctggatccaggacaaagagctctatacagggaagtcatgctggagaactatggg tgtggaaagtacttcagaagTAGATCGCAGCTCCTTGTGGACCaaggaacccacacaggggagaaaccattcaaATGCACAGAGTCTGGAAAGAGATTAAGGAGGTTTGCAAATCTTCAGGAACATCAGAgaactcatacaggggagaaaccattttcctgcaaagagtgtggaaagagattccggaGGAGTGGCCGTCTTgaagagcatcaaagaactcacaggggggagaaaccttttgaatgcacagagtgtgggaagagattcagtcggattAGCAGTCTCCAACGGCATCAAGTAATTCACACGGTagtgaaaccttttgaatgcaccgagtgtggaaagagattcagtcagagtagcagtcttcaaggccatcaaagaacccacacagggcagaaaccttttgaatgcacagagtgtggaaaaagattcagtcacagtagtcatcttcaagagcatcaaagaactcacacaggggagaaaccttttgaatgcacagagtgtgggaagagattcagtcggattGGCAGTCTCCAACAGCATCAAGTGATTCACACGGGagtgaaaccttttgaatgcaccgagtgtggaaagagattcagtcgtagtagcactcttcaagagcatcaaagaacccacacaggggagaaaccttttgaatgcacagagtgtggaaaaagattcagtcacagtagtcatgttcaagagcatcaaagaactcatacaggggagaaaccttttgaatgcaccgagtgtggaaagagattcagtcagagtagtagTCTTCAAgttcatcaaagaacccacaccggggagaaaccttttgaatgcacagagtgcgGAAAAAGATTCAATCAGAGTAGTCGTCTTCAAGAACATCAAAgaactcatacaggggagaaaccttttgaatgcaccgagtgtggaaagagatttagtcataGTAGCAgacttcaagagcatcaaagaacccacaccggggtgaaaccttttgaatgcaccgagtgtggaaagagattcagtcttaGCAGCAgacttcaagagcatcagagaacccacacaggggagaaaccttttgaatgcacagagtgtgggaaaagattcagtcagagtagtagtcttcaagtccatcaaagaacccacacaggggagaaaccttttgaatgctcagagtgtgggaagagattcagttggagtagcactcttcaagagcatcaaagaacccacacaggggagaaaccttttgaatgcacagagtgtggtaagagattcagttggagtggcaatCTCCAGCAGCATCAagtaacccacacaggggagaaaccttttgaatgctcagagtgtgggaagagattcagtacaagTGGGCATCTTAAACGGCacaaaagaatccacacaggggagaaaccttttcagtgctCACAGTGTGGCAAGAGATTCAGTCTTAGTAGCAgacttcaagagcatcaaagaacccacacaggggagaaaccttttgaatgcacagagtgtgggaaaagattcagtcagagtagtagTCTTCAAGTCcatcgaagaacccacacaggggagaaaccttttcagtgctcagagtgtggaaagagattcagtttgagTAGCAATCTGCAACGGCATCAagtaactcacacaggggagaaaccttttgaatgcacagagtgtgggaagagattcagtcaaagctACGGTCTTCAACGGCACCGAACAATCCacgcaggggagaaaccttttgaatgcgcaGAATGTGGTAAGAGATTTAGTTGGAGTGGCAATCTCCAACGGCATCAAGAaacccacacgggagagaaactttttgaatgcacCGAGTGTGAAAGGAGATTCAGTCACAAtagcagtcttcaagagcatcaaagaacccacacg